Proteins from a single region of Paraglaciecola sp. T6c:
- a CDS encoding TonB-dependent receptor: MKHFTHSFTHTKLASAVAFALISLHTTSPVYAQQADDQEVEVINVKGVRGALVSAANIKRDSDGVVDAITAQDIGKFPDTNLAESLQRITGVSIDRSNNEGNQVTVRGFGPSFNLVTLNNRQMPTSSTLLEDGIDRSFNFREIAAESVSGVEVYKTGKANISSGGIGSTINIKTAKPFDYDGFKAVATVKGVVDTSVEVGDSVTPEVSGMVSQQFADGKVGVLLSLSHAERDSRKERVGTPGWVPERGSNVDKSGIDTNLNPSRTHWAPLSISVDTHDNHRERQNAQLVLQMAPSDTLVATLDYTLSRFEETSNINRTSFWFDGDTGGDADANGTVTNPFRNDDELNFWSYHNYFNTENDSIGLNLEYQATENLSFNFDYHDSTSHSQPDGRNSETIMNLKNPRVNDTNGDGIADRGGVDVSITTHPNGRPDIFFDAADLPGQDPYASQNIQFDLFQTRGYEIENNIKQAQLHGQWLNAYSGALNKINFGVANTDYTIDTYAKRTIAFVPLDISTLDLQFNSSNGFGKDIGGNSNFFPLLSSYSAQDALQLVKDQGFYFQEDPVYNGVNEETFAVYLSFDFETEFNQMPIKFNAGLRWEDTDVTSTSLQRGIKSLNYVNTAGRFGEVFTDEPTNIRLEGSYTRLLPNMDFNIEFTDDLVGRVSYSTTLSRPDLSSLFPSTTIDARPDGPYSASIGNPGLLPLESKNIDLSLEWYYGNGSYASVGFFKKYVENFIGITTREGTMPDVNGNPLTDPSIIPRPGCPDEVVGGNPACFSTPDDPEITFLISSPDNLNDAEVDGWELNLQHIFGESGFGTVANMTFVDGNVEYDVYDVNSTFALTGLSDSANLIAFYEKDGFQARIAYNWRDDFLLALYQPQRQGEPNFVEAYGQWDINVSYDINENLSVFVEGLNITEETTRRHGRFADQLISAEQFGARYNIGVSAKF; this comes from the coding sequence ATGAAACACTTTACACATAGTTTTACCCATACCAAACTTGCCAGTGCCGTGGCGTTTGCACTAATAAGTTTGCACACCACTTCACCTGTTTACGCTCAACAAGCGGACGACCAAGAAGTAGAAGTTATCAATGTGAAAGGCGTCAGAGGTGCATTGGTTAGCGCAGCAAATATAAAACGTGATTCAGATGGGGTCGTTGATGCGATTACTGCACAAGATATAGGTAAATTCCCTGATACCAATTTGGCTGAATCGCTGCAACGTATTACCGGTGTGTCAATTGACCGCTCCAACAACGAGGGGAATCAAGTCACGGTGCGCGGCTTTGGACCTAGCTTTAATTTAGTCACCCTCAACAATCGTCAAATGCCCACATCATCCACTTTGTTAGAAGACGGAATTGATCGCAGCTTTAATTTTCGTGAAATTGCCGCAGAGAGTGTGTCAGGTGTAGAGGTATACAAAACTGGTAAGGCGAACATTTCCTCTGGTGGCATCGGCTCTACTATTAATATAAAAACCGCGAAACCTTTTGATTATGATGGCTTCAAAGCCGTGGCAACGGTCAAAGGCGTAGTGGATACCAGTGTCGAAGTGGGCGATAGCGTTACACCCGAGGTGTCAGGTATGGTGAGCCAGCAATTTGCAGACGGTAAAGTCGGTGTGCTGTTGTCTCTATCACACGCTGAGCGTGACAGTCGTAAGGAACGTGTCGGCACACCTGGCTGGGTGCCTGAACGAGGTTCTAACGTTGATAAAAGTGGCATAGATACAAATCTAAATCCAAGCCGCACACACTGGGCACCATTGTCCATCAGTGTGGATACCCACGATAACCACAGAGAGCGACAAAATGCGCAATTGGTGCTGCAAATGGCACCAAGCGACACCTTAGTTGCAACATTGGACTACACCCTTTCACGATTTGAAGAAACCTCGAACATTAATCGCACCAGCTTTTGGTTTGACGGTGATACAGGAGGTGACGCAGATGCTAACGGCACAGTCACTAATCCGTTTAGAAATGACGATGAGTTGAATTTTTGGTCGTATCACAACTACTTTAATACTGAAAATGATTCAATCGGCTTGAACCTTGAGTATCAAGCCACGGAAAACCTAAGTTTTAATTTCGATTACCATGACTCAACGTCACATTCGCAGCCAGATGGGCGCAACTCAGAAACCATCATGAACCTGAAAAACCCACGTGTGAACGATACCAATGGCGATGGTATTGCCGACCGTGGCGGCGTAGATGTGAGCATTACGACTCACCCAAATGGTCGACCAGATATATTCTTCGATGCAGCCGATTTACCCGGTCAAGACCCTTACGCCAGCCAGAACATTCAATTTGATTTGTTTCAAACCCGCGGATACGAAATTGAAAACAACATCAAGCAAGCACAGTTACATGGACAATGGCTCAATGCCTATAGCGGCGCGTTAAACAAAATCAATTTCGGAGTGGCCAATACCGATTACACAATAGACACCTATGCCAAGCGAACCATCGCCTTCGTGCCGCTTGATATTTCTACTTTGGATTTACAGTTCAATAGCAGCAATGGCTTTGGCAAAGACATAGGTGGCAACAGCAACTTCTTTCCTTTGCTATCGAGTTACAGCGCTCAAGACGCTTTGCAACTGGTGAAAGATCAAGGTTTTTACTTTCAAGAAGACCCTGTATACAACGGTGTAAATGAAGAAACCTTCGCCGTTTATTTATCCTTTGATTTTGAAACAGAATTCAATCAGATGCCGATTAAGTTCAATGCAGGCCTACGCTGGGAAGACACAGATGTCACATCAACATCTCTTCAACGGGGCATTAAATCTTTAAACTACGTTAATACAGCAGGGCGTTTTGGCGAAGTGTTTACCGACGAGCCGACCAATATTCGTCTTGAAGGCAGCTATACACGATTATTGCCAAATATGGATTTCAACATCGAGTTTACTGACGACTTAGTCGGTCGCGTATCATATAGCACCACCTTGAGCCGCCCTGATTTATCATCATTGTTTCCCTCAACAACCATAGATGCAAGACCTGACGGTCCTTACAGCGCCTCAATTGGCAATCCTGGATTACTGCCTCTTGAATCAAAGAACATCGATTTATCGCTAGAGTGGTATTATGGCAATGGTAGCTACGCATCAGTAGGTTTCTTCAAAAAGTACGTTGAAAACTTTATCGGTATTACTACTCGAGAAGGCACGATGCCTGATGTGAACGGCAACCCTCTTACCGATCCGAGTATCATTCCTCGCCCAGGTTGCCCAGATGAAGTAGTCGGCGGCAACCCCGCGTGTTTCTCTACCCCTGACGATCCAGAAATTACCTTTTTAATCTCATCGCCCGATAATTTAAATGATGCCGAAGTAGATGGTTGGGAGCTCAATCTACAACACATTTTTGGTGAAAGCGGATTTGGTACAGTGGCCAACATGACCTTTGTCGATGGAAACGTTGAATACGATGTGTATGACGTTAACAGCACCTTTGCGTTAACCGGATTGAGCGATTCAGCAAACCTTATCGCATTCTATGAAAAAGACGGCTTTCAGGCACGTATTGCTTACAACTGGCGGGATGATTTCTTATTGGCGCTCTACCAACCTCAGCGTCAAGGGGAGCCAAACTTCGTTGAAGCGTATGGCCAGTGGGATATTAATGTCAGCTATGACATTAATGAAAATCTGTCGGTGTTCGTCGAGGGATTAAATATCACTGAAGAAACTACCCGCAGACATGGCCGCTTTGCCGATCAACTCATCAGTGCAGAGCAGTTTGGTGCAAGGTACAACATAGGTGTCAGTGCTAAATTTTAG
- a CDS encoding sulfatase family protein: MFKFTLYRHFKMVAQTIFTLSALLLAPHVVAKQRPNIILIIADDLNWDDLGAYGHTGVKTPNLDKLAKGGMRFDNAFLTASSCSPSRASMITGRYPHNTNAEQLHWPLPKEQVTVSQTLRDAGYWTAAAGKWHLGEDTKQRFDEVVESRYGIDEPSGSAQWVPLLEKRPKDKPFFLWFASWDSHRPFYQGEYPHKHTQDDVRLPPYYPATELYMNDFAAYYDEISRLDEHVGKVVNTLEQQGVAENTLIVFVADNGRPFARDKTTLYDSGVKTPFIAYWPNGIPKGSVSQSIISSIDLAPTFADLANTNIPNTFEGKSLTELFESPEKPFREYAISERNWHDFEDHGRSVRTEQYRYIRNNYYDLPATPSADTVYHKTWWELTRLFEQGALTPNQARPFLAPRPKEELYDLINDPFELTNLATDENYFSVLAHHSAILDKWITSSNDFIPSFRTPDDFDRVRGAYAPHRKRPRPSKMQMYQASGRY; this comes from the coding sequence ATGTTTAAATTTACACTCTATAGGCACTTTAAAATGGTGGCGCAAACCATTTTTACATTGAGTGCGCTGTTGCTTGCTCCTCATGTGGTTGCAAAACAACGCCCCAACATAATATTGATCATTGCAGATGATTTAAATTGGGACGATCTTGGGGCCTACGGTCACACTGGGGTAAAAACCCCCAACCTAGATAAGCTCGCCAAGGGCGGTATGCGCTTTGATAACGCATTCTTGACGGCAAGTTCGTGCAGCCCTAGCCGCGCAAGTATGATCACTGGCCGCTACCCTCACAACACCAATGCAGAGCAGCTTCACTGGCCTTTGCCGAAAGAACAAGTCACTGTTTCACAAACGTTACGTGACGCTGGCTATTGGACAGCAGCCGCTGGAAAGTGGCACCTAGGCGAAGACACCAAGCAACGATTTGATGAAGTGGTAGAGTCTAGATATGGCATTGATGAGCCCTCAGGTAGCGCACAGTGGGTGCCGCTGTTAGAGAAACGCCCAAAAGACAAACCGTTTTTCTTATGGTTCGCCTCATGGGATTCACATCGTCCGTTTTATCAAGGTGAATACCCCCATAAACATACTCAAGACGATGTGCGCTTACCGCCTTATTACCCAGCGACCGAACTTTACATGAATGATTTCGCCGCCTATTACGACGAGATTTCCCGCTTAGACGAACACGTTGGCAAGGTCGTCAATACTCTTGAACAACAAGGCGTAGCAGAGAATACCTTGATCGTATTTGTGGCGGATAATGGCCGGCCCTTTGCCAGAGACAAAACCACGCTATACGACTCAGGCGTTAAAACCCCATTTATTGCCTATTGGCCAAATGGGATCCCTAAAGGCAGCGTTAGCCAAAGTATTATCAGTAGCATAGATTTAGCCCCTACGTTTGCAGATTTAGCCAACACAAATATCCCAAATACCTTTGAAGGTAAAAGTCTGACTGAATTATTCGAATCCCCTGAAAAGCCATTTCGAGAGTATGCGATTTCAGAGCGTAACTGGCACGACTTCGAAGATCATGGCCGTTCCGTACGCACCGAGCAGTATCGGTACATTCGCAACAACTACTACGATTTACCTGCCACACCGAGTGCGGACACGGTTTACCACAAAACATGGTGGGAGCTTACCCGATTATTCGAGCAAGGTGCATTAACGCCAAACCAAGCTAGACCGTTTCTGGCCCCAAGACCCAAAGAAGAATTATATGATTTGATCAACGACCCGTTCGAGCTGACAAACCTTGCCACTGACGAAAACTACTTTAGTGTGCTTGCGCATCACAGTGCAATTTTAGATAAATGGATAACATCAAGTAACGACTTTATCCCGAGTTTTCGTACGCCAGATGATTTCGATCGTGTGAGAGGCGCATATGCGCCTCATCGCAAACGTCCTCGCCCCTCGAAAATGCAAATGTACCAAGCGTCTGGTCGCTACTGA
- a CDS encoding GNAT family N-acetyltransferase encodes MKIAVDTLTCDGVRGLLEEHLADMYATSPPESVHALDMQALKHESITFWSARENDKVLGCIALKSLSDTHGEIKSMRSAHDARKRGVGAALLQHLIHHAKQSGLCRLSLETGTMSYFEPAKNLYRRFGFVDCGPFSSYPLDPNSCFMTLLLDDLPI; translated from the coding sequence ATGAAGATAGCCGTGGACACATTAACCTGTGATGGGGTGCGAGGTTTGCTAGAAGAGCATTTAGCAGATATGTACGCCACATCGCCACCCGAAAGCGTGCATGCATTAGATATGCAGGCGCTTAAACATGAATCGATCACGTTTTGGTCAGCTCGCGAGAACGACAAGGTGTTAGGTTGCATCGCATTAAAGTCGTTGTCGGACACCCATGGCGAAATTAAATCCATGCGCAGCGCTCATGATGCCCGTAAACGTGGCGTTGGAGCGGCGTTGCTACAGCATTTGATTCACCATGCCAAGCAAAGTGGATTATGCCGCCTAAGCTTAGAAACCGGCACCATGAGTTACTTCGAACCCGCTAAAAACCTGTATCGTAGGTTCGGCTTTGTTGATTGTGGGCCGTTTTCTAGTTACCCGCTTGACCCGAATAGTTGCTTTATGACCTTGTTGTTAGATGACTTGCCGATTTAG
- a CDS encoding VOC family protein: protein MNKQFLILIIGALLASFTLAKHAYADSNDALAPKSSVQDALAMPLHTVTIATVSLEKSLLFYRDGMGMQVEGPLKISPALEKTHRALWQMPDDLSWQTYRLYRKGVNSAIQIRLLVLSKPMPTIHDSWNSRELGPFSLGFPNTDTIALDRHIRTIGFGALNTLESYPIPRADGSTYQIDETIFNAPDFNHGVAITRGNGMAQLGPTDANGKGGPAYSAQVITDSASQLTFYTDVLGLEIRSDRVFKSAGDKGAMNLPNGTEFRFAIVYSKGATTGHMLFVDFHNVEPIKPKNAPSLPNIGLGMWSFPVRSIQQVMDNANAHGAMIVSQPKRVNDPLVGESMVATLRAPNGFLIEVFEVQP, encoded by the coding sequence TTGAATAAACAATTTTTGATTTTAATCATAGGCGCACTGTTAGCGAGCTTCACTCTTGCCAAACATGCCTATGCAGATTCAAACGATGCATTAGCGCCCAAAAGTAGTGTGCAAGACGCCCTTGCAATGCCACTACATACCGTGACGATTGCCACGGTATCGTTGGAAAAAAGCCTATTGTTTTACCGTGATGGTATGGGCATGCAGGTTGAAGGGCCTTTAAAAATAAGTCCTGCTCTGGAAAAAACACACCGTGCACTATGGCAAATGCCAGACGATCTAAGTTGGCAGACTTATCGCTTATATCGAAAAGGGGTAAACAGCGCCATACAAATTCGTCTACTTGTGCTGAGTAAGCCCATGCCGACCATCCATGATAGTTGGAACTCGAGAGAGCTAGGGCCTTTCTCTTTGGGCTTTCCCAATACGGATACCATTGCGCTGGATAGACACATTCGTACCATAGGTTTTGGGGCACTCAATACCCTTGAAAGCTACCCTATCCCACGCGCGGATGGTAGTACCTACCAAATAGACGAAACCATTTTTAATGCCCCAGATTTTAATCATGGAGTCGCTATCACCCGTGGCAATGGTATGGCGCAATTGGGCCCAACAGACGCAAACGGCAAAGGTGGGCCTGCCTATTCGGCACAAGTGATCACAGATTCAGCATCACAGCTTACCTTTTATACGGACGTACTTGGCCTTGAAATTCGCTCAGACAGGGTATTCAAATCCGCTGGTGACAAAGGGGCAATGAATCTGCCCAATGGCACCGAGTTCAGATTCGCCATTGTATACAGTAAAGGCGCGACGACTGGCCACATGCTGTTTGTGGATTTTCACAACGTTGAACCGATCAAACCCAAAAATGCACCTAGCTTACCGAATATTGGCTTAGGCATGTGGAGCTTCCCTGTACGCTCGATACAACAGGTCATGGATAATGCCAACGCACACGGCGCAATGATAGTCAGTCAGCCTAAACGGGTTAACGATCCGCTTGTGGGCGAATCCATGGTTGCCACGTTACGTGCCCCCAACGGCTTTTTAATTGAAGTGTTTGAGGTGCAACCCTAA
- a CDS encoding VOC family protein, with protein sequence MRAFKLTSILLGSLLCSFLVSLLIVPFTHAKDFTLNGFTETVFIVSDVERSSLFYQQYAGWEVRSTEYVAPELKQLWQLPEKARLKQVLLANKGEQRGYVRLIQIDNVAQEIIRANTQSWDVGGIFDVNVRVADMATKRQQLQDAGWRGTSDPVSFTFGPYEVTEWIATGFDGISFAMIERIKPTLEGWPNVKHMSRVFNSTQVVDNIDKSLAFYRDVLGFQVYLEHKGASKDAGPNVLGLPYNLTTEIPRSVYILHPQKRNEGSVELLQFHGAMGKNVSAKAAPPNLGIVTLRFPVDNLPALKGYLLENEVQIVSQATLNLPPYGTVDMLAIRTPDQTWIEFYQAR encoded by the coding sequence ATGCGCGCCTTCAAACTGACATCTATATTACTGGGTTCTTTGCTGTGCTCCTTTCTGGTGTCCTTGTTGATCGTGCCTTTTACTCACGCAAAAGACTTCACACTTAACGGGTTTACCGAAACCGTTTTTATCGTCTCAGACGTCGAAAGAAGCAGCCTGTTTTACCAACAATATGCAGGTTGGGAAGTACGCTCTACAGAATACGTCGCGCCAGAGCTAAAGCAGTTATGGCAACTGCCTGAGAAGGCACGCCTAAAGCAAGTACTGCTGGCCAACAAAGGTGAGCAACGTGGTTACGTGCGTTTAATTCAAATCGACAACGTAGCGCAAGAGATTATTCGGGCAAACACCCAGTCGTGGGATGTTGGTGGCATATTTGACGTTAACGTGCGAGTGGCTGATATGGCAACTAAACGTCAACAGTTGCAAGATGCTGGCTGGCGCGGCACAAGCGACCCCGTCTCGTTTACCTTTGGTCCTTATGAAGTCACTGAGTGGATAGCAACTGGTTTTGACGGCATCAGTTTTGCGATGATCGAACGCATCAAGCCCACGCTAGAAGGCTGGCCAAACGTAAAGCACATGAGCCGAGTGTTTAATTCCACCCAAGTCGTCGATAACATAGACAAGTCTTTAGCGTTTTACCGCGATGTACTTGGCTTTCAAGTGTATTTAGAGCACAAAGGGGCCAGTAAAGATGCGGGCCCAAATGTGCTGGGACTACCCTATAACCTAACCACAGAAATTCCCCGTTCAGTGTACATCTTGCATCCACAAAAACGAAACGAAGGGTCAGTTGAATTGCTGCAGTTTCACGGTGCTATGGGTAAAAATGTTAGCGCCAAAGCCGCGCCACCAAATTTAGGCATTGTCACCCTGCGTTTTCCAGTAGACAATTTACCTGCACTCAAAGGGTATTTGCTCGAAAATGAAGTGCAAATTGTATCTCAGGCGACGCTGAATTTACCTCCATATGGAACAGTGGATATGCTGGCAATTAGAACGCCAGACCAAACATGGATCGAGTTTTATCAAGCGCGTTAA
- a CDS encoding Crp/Fnr family transcriptional regulator, with protein sequence MSLDINKVVIKTSLTSCFGSHFKEVEGANAFIDELAEDAEEVSFAQGEYVFREKDAPEYVYIPESGSLMLERSTASGSRQVFAFLFTGNLAGLSENVSYSFSAKALTNCVVIRISRKLMQDIFDKYPAVAKRYHDVTGHILSLILDQLFIMGQKSAHQRLAHFLLDMEHRLGRGTHRFLLPMSRQDIADYLGMSLETASRGFSKLKKDGLISIESNYQITVTDSEKLISYAD encoded by the coding sequence ATGTCACTCGATATCAATAAAGTAGTCATTAAAACTTCCCTTACCTCATGTTTCGGAAGCCATTTTAAAGAAGTTGAAGGGGCCAATGCCTTCATTGATGAGCTAGCCGAAGATGCAGAAGAAGTGTCTTTCGCGCAAGGTGAATACGTGTTTCGAGAAAAAGACGCACCAGAATACGTATACATTCCTGAGTCTGGCTCATTAATGCTTGAACGCTCTACCGCATCAGGTTCGCGCCAAGTATTTGCCTTTCTGTTCACAGGTAATCTCGCTGGATTATCTGAAAATGTCAGTTATAGCTTTAGCGCAAAAGCACTAACCAACTGCGTGGTCATCCGCATTAGCCGTAAGTTAATGCAAGATATTTTCGATAAATACCCTGCGGTAGCCAAACGTTATCACGACGTTACTGGGCATATCTTGTCACTGATTTTGGATCAACTGTTTATCATGGGGCAAAAATCCGCTCACCAGCGCTTAGCTCACTTTCTATTAGATATGGAACATAGGCTGGGCCGTGGTACACATCGCTTTTTATTGCCCATGAGCCGACAAGATATTGCTGATTACCTAGGCATGAGTTTAGAGACCGCTAGCCGCGGGTTCAGTAAATTGAAAAAAGACGGGTTAATCTCTATCGAAAGCAACTACCAAATCACCGTTACCGACAGCGAAAAGCTGATTTCCTACGCTGACTAA
- a CDS encoding VOC family protein has product MKIRSSLFAVVLCALPCIQSIAAPVSDEDRISVDIRRTTFLVNDIDTSLQLYRDALGLNVIYDQMINSPMENGETRKRRLVLMQANDTFIGALGLLQYIYPEKPQRQEKFDEPVPGDPIMVMNVSDLDTRWKSVEQSPKVAVIEAPHHVEYPRADGGKIAVMVSMIRDPDGYWIEVNQLLDAPAKASD; this is encoded by the coding sequence ATGAAAATCAGATCCTCTTTATTTGCAGTCGTACTGTGTGCCCTGCCCTGTATTCAAAGTATTGCGGCCCCTGTAAGCGACGAAGACCGTATTTCAGTCGATATTCGCCGCACAACCTTTCTCGTTAATGACATCGACACGTCGTTGCAATTATATCGCGATGCGCTTGGTTTAAATGTGATTTACGATCAGATGATTAATAGCCCCATGGAAAACGGCGAAACCCGTAAGCGCCGTTTGGTGCTGATGCAAGCGAACGACACCTTCATTGGTGCACTAGGTTTACTGCAATACATATACCCTGAAAAGCCCCAGCGCCAAGAGAAGTTTGATGAGCCGGTCCCCGGTGACCCTATTATGGTGATGAACGTATCTGACCTAGACACTCGATGGAAAAGCGTTGAGCAATCCCCCAAGGTAGCCGTTATTGAGGCGCCTCATCATGTTGAATATCCTAGAGCAGACGGTGGCAAAATCGCCGTTATGGTGTCTATGATCCGCGATCCAGATGGTTATTGGATAGAAGTAAATCAATTGCTCGACGCCCCAGCTAAAGCCAGCGATTAA
- a CDS encoding TonB-dependent receptor has protein sequence MTLIIKKLPLAIASILMTQPLITLAQEAPAVPVNDDALEIIEVTSRKKVESLNRIPVAVSAFSDTMIEQQGFQSIDDIARFSSGLSFSKAFGRATERPVIRGMGNVLAGIQFGVESGAAYFIDGNYYSGDVQSLDMSDVARVEVVKGPQSALYGRNSYSGAINFITKGPDHGDFTGNVKLNLAQDAQRTASAYISGPLNDWLAASLSLRDYQVDGDDNWRNIVTDDIVGGEDTRSVSVVLDAAPSDKLGVRFRFQSQEDRDETRPFFLTPTSENNCAPGYRSLASWAASGSDNNFQYFCGEIKNQPIALNDKADTDGIPNEVPGVPVSSFLPSGSTFFGTPYDTADGTAFDGVGRDLIISSLAMEYETDAGYSMSLALGYRDDDVSTGSDGDNSSVNYTFAPGQEAFFANTSRQETKDKTLEFTFQSPEGKLQWMAGAFYYEQDRDSFDLTFEDTKVGIFQDNSTVTNKAVYASVDYQFNNKLDGTLEARWAEEEKTVTEFAPDGLMTFDADGNWNNFTPRATLNYRYDSDTIFYGIVAQGVKPGGINGSAGADTGKPTYEQEEITTYELGIKSSALNKIYATVSMFYNDVSDVQLTTPLNVPSGNITSVATNQGEGKVFGIELDINAQFTDNLSGRFTYALADTKFTKGCDDFQWSLTSGGGVLTPGTTTGTDFRDDFGITTSASCSIDGNAFPLSSKHQASAFLEYITPITGELEAFFNIDASYESKKYVQVHNLAYVPSAIIMGARMGVNGENWRVSLYARNLTDEDAPILTSRWLGIPYFTFSSLNTAPDGADNGSPRAFFSAARRGRQMGIDMTYRF, from the coding sequence ATGACACTAATAATAAAAAAGCTCCCGCTGGCGATTGCATCGATTTTGATGACGCAACCATTGATTACCCTAGCTCAAGAAGCACCGGCTGTGCCCGTAAACGACGATGCACTGGAAATCATTGAAGTCACCTCACGTAAAAAAGTCGAGTCATTAAACCGTATTCCTGTGGCCGTTTCTGCTTTTTCTGACACTATGATCGAGCAACAAGGCTTTCAAAGCATCGATGATATTGCACGCTTTTCATCTGGGTTGAGCTTCTCTAAAGCCTTTGGTCGTGCCACGGAACGCCCGGTTATTCGCGGTATGGGCAACGTACTCGCTGGTATACAGTTCGGGGTTGAGTCAGGCGCAGCTTACTTTATTGACGGCAACTACTATTCTGGTGATGTGCAGAGCTTAGATATGTCAGACGTTGCCCGAGTAGAAGTGGTGAAAGGCCCGCAAAGTGCTTTGTACGGGCGAAATTCTTATTCAGGGGCAATCAATTTCATCACCAAAGGCCCTGATCACGGTGACTTTACCGGCAACGTAAAATTGAACTTGGCGCAAGATGCACAGCGCACAGCTTCTGCGTATATCAGCGGCCCGTTAAATGATTGGTTAGCGGCCAGCTTAAGTCTGCGAGATTACCAAGTTGACGGTGATGATAATTGGCGCAATATCGTCACCGATGACATAGTGGGTGGCGAAGACACGCGTTCAGTTAGCGTTGTTTTAGATGCGGCCCCCTCTGACAAACTCGGTGTGCGCTTTCGATTTCAAAGCCAAGAAGACAGAGATGAAACACGGCCGTTTTTCCTAACCCCCACCAGCGAAAACAACTGCGCACCTGGCTACCGCTCTTTGGCCTCTTGGGCTGCCTCTGGCTCTGACAATAACTTTCAATACTTCTGTGGCGAGATTAAAAACCAGCCCATTGCCCTTAACGATAAAGCGGATACCGACGGTATACCAAACGAGGTGCCGGGTGTTCCGGTTAGTAGCTTTCTACCTTCTGGCTCAACGTTTTTCGGCACGCCTTACGATACTGCAGATGGAACCGCCTTTGATGGCGTCGGTCGAGATCTGATTATTTCGAGTTTGGCAATGGAGTATGAAACCGATGCAGGCTATAGCATGTCGTTAGCACTGGGTTATCGTGATGACGACGTCAGTACGGGCTCTGATGGCGATAATTCATCGGTAAATTATACCTTTGCACCGGGACAAGAGGCCTTCTTTGCCAATACGTCACGCCAAGAAACCAAAGATAAAACGCTCGAGTTCACCTTTCAATCACCTGAAGGAAAACTCCAGTGGATGGCGGGTGCTTTTTACTATGAGCAAGACCGAGATAGTTTTGATCTGACCTTTGAAGACACCAAAGTCGGTATTTTCCAAGACAACAGTACGGTCACCAACAAGGCCGTTTATGCCTCTGTTGATTACCAATTTAACAATAAGCTTGACGGTACGCTTGAAGCTCGCTGGGCCGAAGAAGAAAAAACGGTGACCGAGTTTGCCCCAGATGGCCTAATGACGTTTGATGCAGATGGCAATTGGAACAACTTTACCCCCAGAGCCACCCTCAATTACCGTTATGACAGCGACACCATATTTTACGGCATCGTCGCCCAAGGCGTTAAACCTGGCGGCATTAATGGCTCAGCTGGCGCCGACACGGGCAAACCCACCTACGAGCAGGAAGAAATCACCACTTACGAGCTCGGTATAAAAAGCAGCGCCTTGAACAAGATATATGCCACGGTTTCTATGTTTTACAACGATGTAAGCGACGTTCAATTGACGACACCGCTGAATGTACCATCAGGCAATATCACCTCTGTCGCCACAAACCAAGGCGAAGGTAAAGTATTTGGTATAGAGCTGGATATTAACGCCCAGTTTACCGATAACTTATCAGGGCGGTTTACCTATGCATTAGCGGACACCAAATTTACCAAAGGTTGTGACGACTTTCAGTGGTCATTAACCAGCGGCGGCGGAGTGTTAACACCTGGCACGACTACGGGTACCGATTTTAGAGACGATTTTGGTATTACCACGTCCGCTAGTTGCTCTATCGATGGCAACGCGTTCCCTCTCAGTTCGAAGCATCAAGCCAGTGCCTTTTTAGAATACATCACGCCCATCACCGGCGAACTCGAAGCCTTCTTTAATATCGATGCCAGCTATGAGTCTAAAAAGTATGTGCAAGTGCATAACTTAGCCTATGTGCCCAGCGCTATCATTATGGGCGCCCGAATGGGTGTAAACGGCGAAAACTGGCGGGTGAGTTTGTATGCTAGAAACCTGACAGATGAAGATGCTCCCATTCTGACATCTCGCTGGTTAGGCATTCCTTACTTTACCTTTTCATCCCTTAACACTGCGCCTGACGGGGCTGATAATGGCTCACCGCGAGCATTTTTTAGTGCCGCTCGACGAGGTCGACAAATGGGAATAGACATGACATATCGCTTCTAA